Proteins encoded within one genomic window of Parolsenella massiliensis:
- a CDS encoding phosphatase, which translates to MTRVAVIDIGTVTARLGVSDVAGGHVECCSKTSTICNLGEGVAETGLLSDAACERVLSCVAGYVASAREAGAGVACCTLTSAARDAANASVLLEGLAALGLDPQVIPGEVEGSLTFLGVAQDFLGQRIVVADNGGGSTEVAVGTLGEGGVSLEAVRSLNVGCRRVTDLFLSREDPPSARSVEQARAFCRERFCDELPAPARDAVAGGRLVCVGGTVTTLVAIGAALDPYDPSFVHLHDLSLDEVDELTERLAALPLEERREVTGLQPKRAGVIVAGALCVSELMRACGADRLTVSESDLLYGLSIAVVAAAEGQAGPVAWEPRLSALR; encoded by the coding sequence ATGACGCGCGTTGCCGTCATCGACATTGGCACCGTCACGGCGCGCCTGGGCGTAAGCGACGTCGCGGGCGGCCACGTCGAGTGCTGCTCCAAGACGTCGACCATCTGCAACCTGGGCGAGGGCGTGGCCGAGACCGGCCTTCTGTCCGATGCCGCCTGCGAGCGCGTGCTCTCGTGCGTGGCGGGCTACGTGGCCAGCGCGCGCGAGGCGGGCGCCGGCGTTGCGTGCTGCACGCTCACGAGCGCCGCACGTGACGCCGCGAACGCGAGCGTACTGCTCGAGGGCCTTGCGGCCCTGGGGCTGGACCCGCAGGTCATTCCTGGCGAGGTCGAGGGGTCGCTCACGTTTCTTGGCGTGGCGCAGGACTTTCTCGGCCAGCGCATCGTCGTGGCCGACAACGGCGGCGGCTCCACCGAGGTCGCGGTTGGCACGCTGGGGGAGGGCGGCGTCTCGCTGGAGGCCGTGCGCTCGCTCAACGTGGGGTGCCGCCGCGTGACGGACCTGTTCCTCTCGCGGGAGGACCCGCCTAGCGCGCGCTCGGTCGAGCAAGCGCGGGCCTTTTGTCGCGAGCGCTTCTGCGACGAGCTGCCGGCGCCGGCCCGTGACGCCGTGGCCGGAGGACGCCTCGTCTGCGTTGGCGGGACAGTGACGACGCTCGTTGCCATCGGTGCGGCGCTCGATCCGTATGATCCGAGCTTCGTGCACCTGCACGACCTGAGCCTTGACGAGGTCGATGAGCTCACCGAGAGACTCGCGGCCCTGCCGCTCGAGGAGAGGCGCGAGGTCACGGGGCTGCAGCCCAAGCGTGCGGGTGTCATCGTCGCCGGCGCGCTGTGCGTGAGTGAGCTCATGCGCGCGTGCGGTGCCGATCGCCTCACCGTGAGCGAGAGCGACCTGCTCTATGGCCTCTCCATTGCTGTGGTTGCCGCCGCGGAGGGACAGGCCGGCCCGGTTGCGTGGGAGCCGCGGCTGTCCGCTTTGCGCTAA
- a CDS encoding DNA cytosine methyltransferase yields MEGDITKIDERDIPPFDICLAGFPCQAFSIAGKHLGFADDYYGQSRGTLFAEVVRICRFHRPKVIFCENVKGLAHHDKGRTLKVILGAFGEAGYRVFHKVLNSADFGVPQNRERIYIVCFRNDVAPDAFEFPVGNRRGTTIEDILQKAPIPSKYYLSDTYLESLRRHRARHEAKGHGFGYEIRDLSGKAGACVCGGMGRERNLIVDHREHSLVPTTSIKGEINREDIRKMTPREWARLQGFPDSFELPLADTHLYKQLGNSVTVPVIEAIASRIGEVIADAD; encoded by the coding sequence CTGGAGGGTGACATCACAAAGATCGACGAGCGAGATATCCCGCCTTTCGATATCTGTCTTGCCGGTTTCCCATGCCAGGCGTTCTCAATCGCCGGAAAGCACCTGGGTTTTGCGGATGACTACTATGGTCAATCGCGCGGCACGCTCTTTGCCGAGGTTGTTCGCATCTGCCGCTTCCACAGGCCCAAGGTCATTTTCTGCGAGAACGTCAAGGGGCTCGCCCATCACGATAAGGGCAGGACCCTAAAGGTCATTCTTGGTGCATTTGGGGAAGCTGGGTATCGGGTCTTTCATAAGGTGCTCAACTCGGCAGACTTTGGGGTGCCGCAGAACCGCGAACGCATCTACATCGTCTGCTTTCGCAACGACGTCGCACCCGACGCGTTCGAGTTTCCCGTGGGCAACAGACGCGGGACGACGATTGAAGACATTCTCCAGAAGGCACCCATCCCGTCAAAGTACTACCTGTCCGACACGTATCTCGAGTCGCTTCGTAGGCACAGGGCCAGGCATGAGGCAAAGGGCCATGGTTTTGGCTACGAGATAAGGGACTTGAGCGGAAAGGCCGGTGCCTGCGTCTGCGGAGGCATGGGTCGCGAGCGGAACCTGATCGTCGACCATCGCGAGCACAGCCTTGTTCCAACCACAAGCATCAAGGGCGAGATAAACCGAGAAGACATCCGAAAGATGACGCCAAGGGAATGGGCGCGCCTCCAGGGCTTCCCGGACTCGTTCGAGCTTCCGTTGGCGGATACGCATCTATACAAGCAGCTTGGCAACAGCGTGACGGTTCCCGTCATCGAAGCAATTGCCTCTCGCATCGGGGAGGTGATTGCGGATGCCGATTAG
- a CDS encoding PTS sugar transporter subunit IIB — protein sequence MKHILMACGTGICTSSAVRERVCQLLDAHGYAGRYDVTQCKMADVPELADDHDFLVAVTLIPGTLDIPYVNGIPFLTGGDTSASKRTLLALMNAPSRERKAACCCA from the coding sequence ATGAAGCACATCCTCATGGCCTGCGGGACAGGCATCTGCACGTCGTCGGCGGTACGCGAGCGCGTCTGCCAGCTACTTGACGCGCACGGCTACGCCGGCCGCTACGACGTCACCCAGTGCAAGATGGCCGATGTCCCCGAGCTCGCAGACGATCACGACTTCCTCGTTGCCGTGACGCTCATCCCCGGTACGCTCGACATTCCCTACGTCAACGGAATACCGTTCCTCACCGGCGGCGACACGTCGGCCTCGAAGCGCACGCTGCTTGCGCTCATGAACGCGCCGAGCCGCGAGCGCAAGGCGGCGTGCTGCTGCGCGTAG
- a CDS encoding HpaII family restriction endonuclease encodes MPIRALRANKGEWAELYVFLKLIGEGRLYAATSQMERRDDSYLDVLCVLREEVRGHVKEYSREGRRGYVEIMVDGALAVSLPAVDFVVNADAFFRYLSQAKGRSVSPSDDISSFAEQALIDTVKSPSSRSLAGFGGKTDIVMRLRDSETSLVSTMGFSIKSQFGSPATLFNASEKSSFLFRLRGADELFVTEFNSAYDQKGGRDWKRCVSMIKEGGIAVEYVGMRSETFEDNLCCIRDSMPQIMGWMYREAMVENYEDHSLAGVTSALERANPCGFRRGGIYEKAVKDFLFDSFSGMTASKEWDGKEQVNGGYIVVKPDGEVLCYHASDRERFRDYLLANTHIEYVSGKKFKWGTAYEKNGDWYLPINASIRFDSVKKSL; translated from the coding sequence ATGCCGATTAGGGCCCTCAGGGCAAACAAAGGGGAGTGGGCGGAGCTGTACGTCTTTCTCAAGCTAATCGGCGAAGGTCGTCTTTACGCGGCAACCAGCCAGATGGAGCGACGCGATGACAGTTATCTCGATGTTCTCTGCGTTTTGAGGGAGGAAGTCAGAGGGCATGTGAAAGAGTATTCACGCGAAGGTCGGCGAGGCTATGTCGAAATCATGGTCGACGGGGCTCTAGCGGTCAGTCTTCCTGCCGTGGACTTTGTCGTCAATGCTGATGCGTTCTTCCGTTATTTGAGCCAGGCGAAGGGGAGGTCTGTGTCCCCGTCAGACGATATTTCGAGCTTCGCTGAGCAGGCCCTCATCGACACGGTCAAATCCCCAAGCTCGCGTAGCCTTGCGGGGTTTGGGGGGAAGACGGACATTGTCATGCGCCTTCGTGATTCCGAGACAAGCTTGGTATCGACGATGGGCTTCTCGATCAAGTCGCAATTTGGTTCTCCTGCCACGCTGTTTAACGCTTCCGAGAAATCTAGCTTTCTCTTCAGGCTTCGTGGCGCAGACGAGTTGTTCGTGACGGAATTCAACAGCGCGTATGACCAGAAGGGCGGCAGGGACTGGAAACGATGCGTCTCCATGATCAAGGAGGGCGGCATAGCCGTCGAGTATGTGGGAATGCGGTCGGAGACGTTCGAGGACAATCTCTGTTGCATCAGGGATAGCATGCCCCAGATTATGGGCTGGATGTATCGAGAGGCAATGGTTGAGAACTACGAGGACCACTCTCTTGCGGGCGTTACGTCGGCACTCGAGAGAGCTAATCCGTGCGGCTTCAGGCGCGGCGGAATCTACGAGAAGGCAGTCAAGGACTTTCTCTTTGATTCCTTCTCGGGGATGACTGCAAGCAAGGAATGGGATGGCAAGGAGCAGGTTAACGGAGGCTACATCGTGGTAAAGCCCGATGGCGAGGTGCTTTGCTACCATGCCTCCGATCGCGAGCGCTTTCGTGATTATCTGCTGGCAAATACGCATATTGAGTATGTGAGTGGCAAGAAGTTCAAATGGGGAACCGCATACGAAAAGAACGGTGACTGGTATCTCCCAA